From the Acidobacteriota bacterium genome, the window GGTTGGAGACGCTCTAGGGTAAGGGGGGCGCAGCCCTCGTAGTGGTTGTTGACGTTGAGGTAGACGTCGGTGCCCCGGGCCAGCAGGCCGCGGACGGCGTCCGCGACGCGGGGGAGGTGGGCGTCCTTCGGTTCCCGGACGGCATCCCACTGCTTGCCGGTGCGCTCCTCGATCCCCTGCCGGTCCGGGCCGTGCAGCCGGACGACGGCGACGGGGCCGACCCGGTCGCCGTGTGCTTCCAGGACCTCCCACACCGGCGGCATCCAGTAGCCTTCCAGGAACACGGGGGCCGCGCCGGTCCGCCGAAGCAGGTCGAAGAAGGGCGGGACCAGCCAGCTCGCGTTCCGCAGTTCGACGGCGCAGTGAATTCCTTCGGGGCACCCGCCCAGAAAGGCTTCCAGCCGCTCGAAGAAGGCGTCGCGGGACGGCATTTTCCGCTGGTTGAGGTACTCGAACTGCAGCATGAGGGGGCCGAGCCTGCCGCGCAGGGGGGCGAGGCGCTCCAGGAACTCGCCGAACAGGGAAGGGGAGAGGAAGTGGGGATTCTCGAGAAGCGGCCCCTTTTTCTCGCGGGGGTAATGATGGGTCAGGGTGACGGCGTTGGGGACCTTGACCGTGAAGCGGAAATCGTCCGGGACCGAGCCGGCGTAGGTTTCCACGTCCCGGGGATTCGGGAGCGACAGGGCGTCGGGGCCGTGGAGCGACCAGAACCACTGGTCCACCTCCACGGTGTCGTAGCACCGGGCGTAAGCGGCCAGGTAGTTCGCCCGGTCGCCCGGTTGGTAGACGATGCCTTCCCACGCCGCGTACTTCCAGCTGCACGTGCCGGTGCGCAGCCGCCCGACCCGATCCGCCCCCCGGTTCATGCTTGCTCCTCCATTGCCACAGCGAATGCAAGGATCACGAAGACAAACAAGATAACATTATCATAATCCATGGAATTCGAGGCGCTGGTTATACTGGGTGTCGTGAAGATTCGGCTCGAGTGGGTGTCCTGCGATCGATGTCTGGTTGACTTTGTTGGAGTTGCGCGCAGAGAAGTTATGTCCGATTGATTCGGTTTGGTTTGGATAGTATCTGGCACTATGGACCCCGACACCGACCAGGTTACCGTGGCCGGCCGGGGAGGAACGCGTTCCCGCAGGGAACGACCGTGAGTAGCCGTGGGTGCCGCACCCACGGAAAACGATGGTTTTCAAGGGGGATCGACCCTGGAAGGGTCGAAGGTCGCCGGGTCCCGATCCGGTGTTCGGGTTTTCCCCTTCGGGACCCGGCCGCATTTCGACACCGGCTACCCCGCAGGAAGGGGTGACCCCGTCGGGGTCGGGTCGTCTGCCCCCATTCCCGAACCCCGGGCGCGGCGCCCGGGGCTACTCGAGGGTGACCCCTCCGGGGTCCCACCTGTTTAGAGGACACCCATTCATCTCCCGGCTTGGGTGTCCTGCGAACCCATGCTCGGATCCTATTGAAATGCCTTATCAAGACCTGACCAGATGTCCTGGACCGGTTTTCACTTTGGGCAGGATGAAGCGGGGTGCCCGCCCCGGGGCGGTTGTGGGCTCCCGTTCAGAACGCGGCACAGGTGCAGCCGAGCCCCCACCCCGTCATCCCGCCGATGGAACGGGTGTGCCGATGCAAGGGGTCGCCCGAACCGAGGGCCAGGGGGATGGCCCGGCAGCCACCGGAGGCCGGCGGGCTGCCGAAGGACGGAGCGCCGTACGCCGCAACCGGCGACCAGTCGGGGCTCGCCGGCGGGAGGGGGGGCGCCAGGTTCGCGAACTCGCCGCTCCCGTGAACCACGTTGCCGTCCACCATCGTCAGAACCGATTCGATCCCCTTGATCTCCTCCTCGGGGACGGCGAAGTAATCCGCGGACAGGACGGCCACGTCGGCCAACCGGCCCACCGCGATCCTCCCCTTGGCCCCCTCGTCGCCGGAGAACCACGCGCTACCCTCGGTGTAGCACCGGAGCGCTTCCGTCCGGTCCAGGCGGTTGCGCTCGTCGTACAACCCCAGACCGCCGACGGTGCGTCCGCTGACCAGCCAGAACAGGGACACCCAGGGATTGTAGCTCGACACCCGGGTGGCGTCGGTTCCCGCTCCGACCGGTATGCCCATGTCCAGCATCCGGCGAAGGGGCGGGGTGGATTTCGCCCTGGCCTCGCCGTAGCGATCCACGAAGTACTCCCCCTGGAAAGCCATCCGGTCCTGGACGGCGATGCCGCCGCCCAGGTTCCGGACCCGCTCCAGGCTCCGCTCCGAGATGGTCTCCGCATGGTCGAAAAACCAGCGCAGGCCCCGGAAGGGGATCTCGCGGTCGATCTCCTCGAACACGTCGAGGAACCGGGTGATGGATTCGTCGTAGGTGGCGTGGAGACGGAAAGGCCAGCGTCCCCCGACGAGCAGGCCGACCACTTTCCGGAGTTCCGCTTCCATGACCGGCGGGAGGTCCGGCCGCGGCTCCAGGAAGTCCTCGAAGTCGGCGGCCGAGAAGACCAGCATCTCCCCGGCCCCGTTCATCTTGTAGAAGTCGTCCCCGTGGCCGGGGCGGGTGAGGCCCATCCACCGGGAGAAGTCGTCGAACTCCTCCCGGGGGCGCTGGGTGAAGAGGTTGTAGGCGACCCGCAGCGTCAGTTCGTTTTTCCCGGACAGGTGCTCGATGACCCGGTAATCGTCGGGATAGTTCTGGAAGCCGCCGCCGGCGTCGATGCAACTGGTGATCCCCAGCCGGTTCAACTCCCGCATGAACAGGCGGGTGGAATTGACCTGGTCGTCGAACCCCAGCCGGGGGCCCTTCGCCAGGCTGGCGTACAGGATCAGGGCATTCGGCCGGGCGACGAGGAGCCCCGTCGGGCGGCCGTACCGGTCCCGCTCGATGTGTCCGCCGGGCGGGTCGGGGGTTTCCCGGTTGTAGCCCAGCGCCCGCAGGGCCGCCTGGTTCAGGAGGGCCCGGTCGTAGAGGTGAAGGACGAAAACGGGCGTGTCGGGGGCGGCGGCGTTGATCTCCTCCAGCGTGGGCAGGCGCTTTTCGGCGAACTGGAACTCGGACCACCCTCCCACCACGCGCACCCACTGGGGCGGCGGGGTCCGGAGGGCCTGCTCCCTGAGCATGCGCAACGCCTGGGCCAGGGACGGCACGCCGTCCCAACGCAGCTCAAGGTTGAAATTCAGGCCGCCGCGGATGACGTGGATGTGGGAGTCGTTGAGGCCGGGGATGACCCGCCGCCGATGCAGATCGACTCTCAGGGTCGATTCCCCGGCCTCACGGAGCAACTCCCCCCCGCCGACGGCCACGATGCGGCCCGCCCTCACGGAGAGGGCCGAGACCTCGGGCGAAGCCGGATCCAGGGTCGTGATCCTGCCGTTGTGAAGAATCACGTCGGGCTTGTTCATGGGTGTCCTCCTCGTCGGCGGGGGTTGGCCGGTTGCGCTCGTCAACCGGCTCAGTGCCGGTTGCCGCCCCGGCTGGGCGGCGCGCCGTGCACCATGGTGTAGGCGTATTCCACCCCCTGGCCGTAAGCGCCGCAGTGTTCCTTCACGGCGGCGATGACGTCGGCATAGGTCTCCTTGCGGGCCCAGTCTCGCTGGTACTCCAGCAGCACCTGGAGGGAGGTGACCGGCACCACCCCGGCCTGCTCGAGACGGCGCATGGCGGCGTTGTGGGCGGTCAGGCTGGTGCCTCCCGAGGCGTCCTCGACCGCGTAGACCTCGTAGCCGGCCTGGAGGGCTTCCAGGGCGGGGAAGGCCAGGCAGACCTCGGTCCACAGGGCGGCCATGACGAGCTTCTTCCGGCCGGTGGTCTGGACGGCGGCGACGAACTTCCCGTCTTCCCAGGAGTTCATCGAGCTCCGTTCGATGGGCTCCTGGTCGGGGAAGAGGTCCAGCAGCTGCGGCCACATGGGGCCCGAGAAGCTCCGGGTTTCCACGGTGGTCAGGATGGTGGGCACGTTGAAGATCCGGGCCGTCTTGGCCAGCAGGATCACGTTGTTGAAAAGGGTCTGCCGGTCGATGCTGGCGACGCCGAACGTCATCTGGGGTTGATGGTCGATGAAGATGACGGCGCTGTTTTGCGGGTTGAGCAGTTCGGTTTTCATGGTCGTCCTCCTTCGCGGAAAATTGCATTCGTTCTCGGGCCATTAGATGTCGAACCGGTGTAACCGGCTAATACTCTTTTCCTTTGCTTGATATGCAAAAAAGTTATATCATTCCCCCATGGAACTGCGTCATCTTCGATACTTCGTCGCGGCGGCGGAGGAACGCAACATCAGCCGAGCGTCCCGCCGGCTCTACGTGTCCCAGCCCGCCATGAGCCGTTTGATCCACGATCTGGAAGACGAGATGGGTGCGGCGCTGTTCACCCGGGAGCCGTTCGGGCTCCGCCTGACGCCGGCGGGGGAGAAGCTGCTGGAGTACGCCCGGCGGATCCTGGACCTGGCCGGAGAGGCGGCCCGGGCGGTGAAGAGCGAAACCGGGGCAGCCACCCAGCTCAAAGTCGGTTTTATCGCGTCTTCACTGGGGTCCTTCCTGGGCGATGCCCTGCGTGCCTTTCGGGCCCGGAGGCCGGAGGTCACCGTCCTGATTCACGAGCTGTCGCCGGCGGAACAGGTTAAGGCGTTGCGGAAACACCAGATCGATATCGCCCTCATCGGGAATCCCTGCGATGCCGTGGAGGTCGAATTCGACCTGGCCATCCTTTACGAAATGGACCTCCAGGCGGTCATCCCCGAATCGCATCGATTGGCGGCGGAGAAAGAGATCAGCCTGAAGGACCTGGCGACCGAGACGTTCATCGGTTACAACGAGGAGAGCTTCCCCGGAAGGAGCCTGGCCCTCCTCAACGCCTGCCGGCAGGCCGGGTTTCGGCCGGAGTTGTCCGCCAGGGCCAACAGCCTGGTGGAAGTGCTGGCCATGGTGGGCTCCGGGGCAGGGGTCTGCCTGATGCCGTCGGACGTCGTCAGCCTGCCCCATCCCCATACGGTCCTGGTCCAGGTCCGGGAAAACCTCGAGCCGATCCGCTTTGCCGCCGCGTGGCGGCGGGATGACCGTCGTCCGGTCCTGAAGGACCTGCTGGATGCCATGCGGGAAGGATCGGCGGGGAAAGGCCGGCCGGGGATGAAATAGCTCCGGAACCAGGACACCCGTTCGTTCGGATCGAGTGGGTGTCCTGCGAACTCTGTTAAGGAGGGTACGATGCGAAGCATGGTCAGTGGAATCCTTGCGGCGGGACTGGTTTGGATGTTCCTTTCTCTTCTCGGTGCGGCGGCGCCCGCGGACCCGCCCGCCAGGAGCACCCCGGCCGCGTCGGGCGAGACGGAGGACAAGGAAGCCCAGAAAGCGCTGGAGGCCAAGGCCTGCGGAACCGCCGAGGTGGACTTCAGGACCACCACGGACAAGAAGCAGCACCCGACCCCTGAACCTCCCCCTGGAAAAGCGATGGTCTACGTGGTCCGCCCGACCATGATGGGTCACGGGATCCAGACCAAGCTGGCGGTGGACGGCTCCTGGGTCGGGGCCAACCGGGGGAAGTGCTACTTCTTCTTCCCCCTGGACCCGGGGGAGCACTACCTTTGCTCGCAGGCGGAAAACCGAAGCTGCCTGGTGATCTCGGTGGAGGCGGGGAAGACCTACTATCTCCAGCAGCAGATCAAAATGGGCTTCATGAAGGCCCGCAACAAGCTGGTACTTCTGGAGGATGCCGCGGGGAAGAAGGCCCTGGCGGACTGCCACCTCTGCATCTCGGAAATCAAGAAGTAAGCACGCCGCGGGATGGGCGACGCGAGAACGTCGCCCGGGCCTTCGCGGGGTGACGTTCGGCTGGGGCCCGCCAAGCCGTCTTCCTCTACCGCTTCCGCTTCGGCGGGGAGAGGAGGATGTTGACGCGGTGGCCGGCCTGTTCCCAGGCCTTGGACGCCCGGTCGATGTCCTGGGTGCGGACCAGGACGTAGTCCGTGTCGAAGGTGGAGATGACGAACAGGGAGATGCCGGCGTCGACCATGGGCTGGGAGAGGGCGGTGAGCACCCCGGTCATGGCCAGGTCCAGGGGGCCCTCCACCTTGAAGGCGCGCCAGCCCGAGTCCTGCTGGACCGCCGCGGGGACCTGCGCGGCGAGGCAGACGACGGAGAGTTCGTCCTTCGTGCGGGTGAGGGAGAGGAAACCGCTCGCGGGGACCCAGTCGGGGATGGGGGTCGAGGGCGGGAGCCGGCAGAGGGCCAACGAGTCGGGCTGCAGCGCGAGCGTGAGGGAAATCGCCATGACGAGTGCCTCCAGTGTCTTGGGCGGGCCGGCCTTCCTCGCGGGGGACGGGGCCGGGTCGGCCTTCCGCCCCCCATTGTACACCTATTCGGCTGTTTTTCCCACCGGCATCACGTAGAGGGGGGCTTCCTCACGGGTCATGTGCGTCACGAGCCTCAGCTTGAGGTCGGTGAAGGCGCCGATGGCGCACGTCCCCATCTTCAGGGCCGTGGCCTGGAGGTAGACGTTCTCGGCCGAGTGGCCCAGGTCCATGCACACGTAACGCTCCCGGCCCCGCTCGCCGTACTTCTTCGTCGTCCGCTCGTACACCGCGGAGTAGACCAGGGACACCGGCGCCTTGCGGGCCATCGTCTGCCCCAGGCACGCCTGGCAGAGGGGGTCCCGGACGTCCCCCTCGCGGACCTTCAGCAGGGCGTGGCCCTCGGGCTTGTAGAGGTAGACTCCGGCGGGGAGCCCCGTGACCTTCCCCGCGACGAGGTAGATCTCGAGGGGGTAGAGGGCGCCGGCCGACGGGGCGGTCTTGAGCCCGCCCCGGAGGAAGGGCGGGGCGTTCTCGATCTTCTCGGTGACCCCGTAAGCCGACCAGAGGAGTTGGGAAACCTCCTCCAGGGAGAGGGGGGCGTCGAGGTACTCCCGGACGGAGCGCCGCTGTGCGAGGGCCTTCTCGACGGAGAAGGCGCCGTCGCGCTTCGGCTCGGGCAGCGGGACCGGCGTCCCCTCGTGCTTGACGGGCAGCGTGCCCACCAATTGGGCCTCCTTGTCGGCCACGGTCTTCAGGAGGGTTTCCCACCGGGGGTCGGCGCGGAGGCCGGTGAGGTCGGCGTCGGTCTTCAGCGTGTCGACGTCGAGGTCCCCCCCGCTCTGCAGGCATTTTTCCAAATACCGGAAAGCGAAGTCCTTGTCGCCGGCCATCGCCCCGGTGCAGGCGGCGTTGTAATAGTCCGAGGTCTCCACCGGCCCGCTCTTGAAGGCTTCCTCGTAGAGGGGCATCGCCTCCGCGTGCTTGCCGGTGTAGGAGAGGACGCGCGCCTTCACGAGGGGGCTCCCCATGCGCGCCAGGACGGCCTCGAACTTTCCGGCCGAGACCGAAACCGCATCGGCGCCGGCTTCGGGGAGCTTGTCCATCAGGGTCTTCAGGCGGGCGGCGAAACCCGGGTTGACGCCCTTCAGAAAGGCCTCCCGAACCTCCGGGGCGGCTGCCTTGACCACGCGGAGCACGTCGTCGACGGCCCCCATGTCCTGGGCGACCATATTGAAGGTCATGAATTCCACCGGGTTGAAACCCGAGAGCTTCTTCACCAGATCATCGGGCGCGTTTCCGGCCGCGGCGAGCGTCGCCGCCGACAGGACGAGCCAAGCCGCGATCGTCATCCCTCGTTTTCGCATCGTCGTACCTCCATTGAAATTTCTGCGGGCAGGGGGCGGAAGGATTCACCCGGACCGCTCCCGCTTGGCGAAATGCGTTATACGGCCGGGAAGGTGATTTTTCTTCCAGGAGAGGCGAAGGTGCGTCCATCCCGTCGATACGTCAACGTCCGGCATCCCCGAAAAGTCCCCTCGCCCCCCGAACGATGGCTCAATCTTGATGCCCCCGCAAAAAGTCGCGAAAGGGAGATTTCCCGCGAATAACACGAATTAACGCGAATTTATGACACGAATAATATCTATCAGTTTTGACGGGTTCGTAAACAGTCGGAAGACGGACCGGAAAGTGTCTGTAACGCCTTTGTTTGAGCCATCACCCGGAGGGTGATGGTACTTTTTGCGACCGTGTCAGTTTTTGGTTTCCGATTCGCGTTCATTCGCGTGATTCGCGGGCATAAAAAGAATTTTTGCGGGGGCGTCAATGTATAATTGAGAAGACATCGATCCCAGGGAGGTTCCCCCATGCGCAACGCCACGCTGATCACCCTCGCTTTCTGTCTCCTGTCGGCCCCGGCCCTGCTGGCGGGCAAGACCCCCTCCAAGTCCAAGGGTTCGAAAACCGTCACCGTGACGGGGACGGTGGTGGAGGTGCAGGGTTCCGCCCTTGTCCTGGAGACCGCCGACGGCCGGGTGACCATCGACGCCGGCCACGGAGCGACGGTTTCCGGCGTTTGCGAATCCCTCGGGGACATCCACCCCGACGACGGCGCCACGGTGGTCTGCCGGAAGGACGGGGACGCGCTCTCGGCGCTTTCCGTTGCGGTCGAAGCCCCCGCCGCCGGGGACCAGGGCTCCGGTAAGAGCAAGGGGAAGACCGGGAAGTCGGACAAGACGGGAAAGGCGGAGAAAGCGGACAAGACGGCCAAGACGGATAAGGCGGGGAAGACGGGGACGTCCGGTTCGAAATCGGGAAAGGGCGGGGAGGAAGCGTCGGCGGAGGAGAGCCCGGCGTCCGGGTCGGGGAAGGGCAAGTCCAAGTCGTCGAAGGCGACGTCGGCGAAGGAGAAGTCCGGGGGCAAGGGGGCGAAGATGGAGGAGGGCGACGAAGGCGAGCCCGACCCGGCGGAACCCGAACCGAAAAAGAAAAAGGACTCGAAGGCCAAGAACAAGTGACGCAACCCGCTTCGCGACCACCCGGGCGCCGCGAACCGTCCGCCTGTCCCCTGGGCCGCCGACCCGGACAAGCCGGAAAAGGAACCACGAAAGGGAAAAGGACCACGAACCACACTAGCGAAGACTTTAGCGTTCAGAATCCCGGCGGTTTTCTTTGCGGGCTTTGCGCCTTGGCGAGATCAAGACCCGGGCAGGCTCCCGCCTGGGCGCAAAGACGCAAGGGAAGACGGCATGGGCTGCGAATCGGGATGAAGGCCGCCGCAAGAGCGCCTGTGTCCTTTGGGTTCCCTCGTCCCTTTGCGCCCCGTCAAGGTTTCGGCCGGAGTTTTTCGATCAGGGCCGTGCTCACCCAGTAGACGTCGCAATTCCCGTTCCCCGGGCGAACCCGTTCCTCCTGGAGCGCCCGGTAGGTCCTCGCCTCGCCGGCGGGCGCCGGGACACGGCGGGAGGAGCCGAAGAAGAAAAACCGGCCGTCGGGGGTCACGGCGGGCGAGGTGGCGGCGTCCCCCTTCCCGTTGACGGCAGGGCCGAGGTTGACGGGGGCGCTCCAGCGGTCGTCGGGGGTGCGGAAGCAGACGTAATAGTCGGCCCGGCCCAGGTTGTCCGGACGGTCTCCGATGCAGACCACGAGATAGCTCTCGTCGGGGGCGATGCAGGCGTTGAAGAGGTTGGGGCCGCCGTTCACCGCCCCGGGGAGCCGCTCGGGCTCCGCGTACGTCCCGTTCACACGGCGGGACCGGTAGATGGCGCTTCGCTTGTCGGCCTCCTCCCGGGTGAAGTAGAGGGTGCCGTCCCGGGTGAGGGAGGGGAAGAACTCGGGACGGTCGGAGTTGACGGGAGCGCCGAGGTTGTACGGTTCGCCCCACCCCCCGGCGGTGCGGTCCATGGCCCAGATGTCCTGGTCGGCCCACCCGGGTTTCTGCTCCTGGCCGGCGCGGGCCCGGGTGGAGAGGAAGAGGAGGCGCTTCCCGTCGGGTGCGACGCACGGCTCGAGGTTGAGGCACTTCGGGTCCCGGGAGAACGGGGCCAACTCGGGCCCGGTCCACCGGCCGTCCACCTGCCGGCAGACGGCGATCACTGCGAAGTCGTTCCCGAGGATGCCGAAGTAGAACTCTCTCCCGTCGGGGGTGACGGCCACGTCCCGCTCGTAGAGCCCCGTGGAGACGACCCCGGGGGCGAAGAGCACGGGGGTTTCGCCCGGCGGGGTCTCCCCGAGCCAGGGGCCGGTCCGGGCCGCCGGAGGCGCTTGCCCGGCGGGAAGGGGGGTAAGGGTCGCCAGAACGGCGAGAAGAAGCGGCACGCATCGTTTCATTCGGGCCTCCGGTCATGATGTCCGGGCTTTTACGGGGCGGACCCCGTGAAAGTTGCAACGCCGCCGCCGCCCGGGGCGAACCCTTGAAAAAGAATGAACAATCCGGTTCTGGCCTGGTTGGGCCCAGCCGGATTCAAAAATTTGTTCCGAGGGATTCAAGATTTTGGATTGCGAGGCAACCCGGCGGGGAGCTGCCGGGAAAGAATGGGGCTAAAGACTTTGTTTTGAGTCATGAACGGGAATGCCGAAAACGGGGCGACGTGGCATGCAAGTTGCTTATTCCTTGGTTTACTGTATCGGATTCGACTATCCATCATTTATAGGAGGTTCCATGACTAACTGGTTCAAGCGCTTTACGGTGCTCGCCGTCGTCGCGCTGATGGCCGCGTTCGCTTTCGCGGCTGATCAGGCGGTGGAAGGTACCGTCAAGGACGCCCAGGGTGGGATCCTCCCCGGTGTCAGCGTGACCATCACCAACGTCGACACGGGGATCACCCGAAACGTTCTCACGGACGACAACGGCAACTACATCTTCACCGCCATCCGGCCCGGCAACTACGAGCTGAAGGCCGAACTCGACCAGTTCGCCCCCTTCAAGGTGACGGACATCAAGGTCAGCATCGGCGACAAGTTGAAGTACGACGTCCGGATGCAGGTTGCGTCCCAGACCGAGCAGATCACCATCGTGGCCTCGGCCGAGCAGGTGGAAACCACCACCTCCCAGCTCGACACGGTGATCGACGGCAAACGCATTTCCGACCTGCCCCTGGCGTCCCGCAACCCCCTCGACCTGATGAGCCTCGCCCCCGGCGTGTCCCCCAACAGCAACTTCGGTCTCTCAGCCAACGGCGCCCGCGGCCGCGGCAACAACTTCCAGCTGGACGGCGTGGACAACAACGACAACACCATCGGCGGCGCCATGGTGGAGCAGAACGTCGACGCCACGGAAGAGTTCCGGATGGTCACCGCCACCCCCTCGGCCGAGTACGGCCGCGCCGGCGGCGCCGTCATCGACGTGATCGTGAAGTCCGGCACCAACGAGTTCCACGGCAACCTGTTCTGGTTCAACCGCCAGGACGGGTTCGACGCCAAGAGCTGGCGCGAGAACTACTTCGACCTTCCCAAGGGTAGCTACCGCTACGACCAGTACGGCGCCACCATCGGCGGCCCCATCGTCAAGGACAAGCTGTTCTTCTTCTTCAACACCCAGTTCCTGCGCATCCACGACACGGCCTCCATCGACGCCGAGGTCCCGACGGCCGCGTTCCGGGCCACCGTGACCAACCCGGCGATCGCCAACATCTTCAGCACGTATTACCCGCTCCCGAACACCGACTTCCAGGGCACCTCCGCCGCCTCCGGCATCTACACCTGGGGATCGGGCAACAGCGTGAACGCCGAGCAGTACACCATCAAGATCGACTACGCCCTCACCTCGAAGCACACCATCTCCGCCCGCTACTTCCACAACCCGGAGACGGACATCTTCGCGGCCGCCCTGCCCGGTCCCGACTACATCGGCGGCTACCCCCCGCAGAACCTCACCAACAAGGCCCTGGCCTTCGACTGGACCTGGATCGTCTCCCCGAGCATGGTCAACAACGTGAAGTTCGCCTACAACAAGCGCGACTTCGACATGACCGTGTCGCCGACCCTGACGGACTACAACCTCAACTTCACCAGCACCCGTTCCGGCGACTACCACTACTTCGAGTACTTCGGCAGCGGCCTGAACAGCTCCCAGTTCCGCAAGAACGGCACCTTCCAGATCAAGGACACCCTGACCTGGAACCTGGGGAACCACTCCCTGAAGCTCGGCATGGACTTCCGCTTCGCCTCCAACGACGGCGCGGCCAACTTCGGGCTCATCCCGGTGCTGGGCTTCAACCGCTACTGGTACACCAGCAGCTTCCTGAACAACGTCCGCACCGGTTTCGTGGACAACATCACCCAGACCGTCTACTCCGACGGCGTGACCTACCAGGCCGGCCTGGGCGACTACCGCGAGTGGCGCTCCAGGGAGTACGACTTCTTCATCCAGGACGACTGGAAGATCCGCCCGAACCTGACCCTGAACCTCGGCCTCCGCATGGAGTCCAAGCCGACCCCGACCGAGGCCCAGAACATGTACGGCAACTACCCCAGCTACGACGCCTACGCCAACGGCTACCGGATGATCAACCCCGGCAACTTCTTCGACCCCGTTAACTACGAGGCCGGCTACACCTGGGCCGACTTCCTGTACACCTGGGACCCCTCCATGGTGAAGTGGCAGGGTAACGGCGCCGAGTGCGTGCTGGACAAGAAGATCTACAAGGACCACAACGCCAACTGGGGCC encodes:
- a CDS encoding TonB-dependent receptor — its product is MTNWFKRFTVLAVVALMAAFAFAADQAVEGTVKDAQGGILPGVSVTITNVDTGITRNVLTDDNGNYIFTAIRPGNYELKAELDQFAPFKVTDIKVSIGDKLKYDVRMQVASQTEQITIVASAEQVETTTSQLDTVIDGKRISDLPLASRNPLDLMSLAPGVSPNSNFGLSANGARGRGNNFQLDGVDNNDNTIGGAMVEQNVDATEEFRMVTATPSAEYGRAGGAVIDVIVKSGTNEFHGNLFWFNRQDGFDAKSWRENYFDLPKGSYRYDQYGATIGGPIVKDKLFFFFNTQFLRIHDTASIDAEVPTAAFRATVTNPAIANIFSTYYPLPNTDFQGTSAASGIYTWGSGNSVNAEQYTIKIDYALTSKHTISARYFHNPETDIFAAALPGPDYIGGYPPQNLTNKALAFDWTWIVSPSMVNNVKFAYNKRDFDMTVSPTLTDYNLNFTSTRSGDYHYFEYFGSGLNSSQFRKNGTFQIKDTLTWNLGNHSLKLGMDFRFASNDGAANFGLIPVLGFNRYWYTSSFLNNVRTGFVDNITQTVYSDGVTYQAGLGDYREWRSREYDFFIQDDWKIRPNLTLNLGLRMESKPTPTEAQNMYGNYPSYDAYANGYRMINPGNFFDPVNYEAGYTWADFLYTWDPSMVKWQGNGAECVLDKKIYKDHNANWGPRVGLSWDPWGNGKTAVRGGYGISFDRMFDNLLIWTTSNSPFAYSSNLRGKNNGGTGIFPDNVNYYGHGTPMPLVALKPEILELQEFPTIFDDDLDQPYIQTWNIGIQRELWPGNILEVSYVGSHGVHLLSRCSPIQPKLTAAFNQEAYANGIYSFYGINYEQLYLDYLVTANTQFNDINYMDAHNWSNYNGLQMTFNHRFQDGLQFSLNYTWAKSFDNGSEAVINSGNRQGQTVWAKDFWDMNYETGFSIMDVRHNFNASFIYELPFGPGKWIGGKTEGIVGQLIGGWQVNGIVTANSGQGLDYTAVYDALGTGVPGRPDVRDRVFSRDANRVGPTQANFVWTGNIAIDQPYYGFMHPKGDYYRGSFRGPRYWNLDFSLFKEIKLPWFTADGSKLQLRLEAFNLFNTTNYTNPNRSLLYTQDNNPLSAMGYTYSAYANREIQIGVKWIF